Proteins from a single region of Nomia melanderi isolate GNS246 chromosome 11, iyNomMela1, whole genome shotgun sequence:
- the Gapvd1 gene encoding GTPase activating protein and VPS9 domains 1 isoform X1: MSSANSIESLGSLQWDMIELASHLRQERLFVSSEQQNLQILNEKVLYASSNLAQQAWITAQQRVNLNRLIMSRPDCTPASCCQKANTLENSHFIDAYKYLRYQACLSYGEFLGALRKSPKLVASCLVEGEKLLPDSVQNIVQSLAAGLYGSCLLPEDKILVLKLLRHLMLLQIVPSDNPRRLLRHGTCAFSRFYSVFHESVFSAKFFLTAALHNPIVQLLMEDEMFLDIDPDKAPIRFPPSERLKKFGKEGTPEYDAKLQRHRLWTINSLFRITQRFIVSIRENMHCFPSSVCWLVRQMAGLLGKNGNIDAKEVHAMCTDLVFTYFICPAIVNPEPYGITDAPISYVARFNLMQVGQILQMLSLMKYQTVDGKTFDLYRKFDKDSVSSIIDVMVDSATEELEDEPNIIDSNKLRGLSRSAALFTETELNTLIIFLQTVAADTAVENDGQSNVLDAKQLVDMLSQLPPGSLTSNKLTNNICVDTTNRRGGFLGKGKGLGVRVSSSSSSYSSNATNDGGDEVNGVSTPEEESADKSCQDVLVIPFGPNTGEFVGLLSEQKVLCTELENNMENGPVTLNLSDAMRNVHDTRESCSVERIETQEKKTRFSLSHNEVLFESFIGNTSDNLEAVSEAASNHSVASSLELETEDQNDNLSDMVSASVSGRGTPNISGRDTPSSQITEGDDGRATGEARQMDLPPPNIPTKQSRSEIDDKFCKFEIKKLIEGDETVSMVSDTWSTDVLASDSEMVEQQDKIAYPPSGEPNAPILPTASDSIPQAVLDVSETASEAWSTDVLASDSERLTEVDTDDTASVASVGLTRRSDDTARSEIEVEARSEAEVTDETLSHKHSVTSSECVSTITCFETMSSNREGAGFSATIPSSPATSPSASSANATERNENGTDYRGNALEYVDKNANNIGHITDYGKSLGEDTLVHLIDKLHIDDGKSQMERQTSSSHNHIGIAAVTPALLLANHLSPPVLSSSEKSQNAELTLKSEGLGNGIASVGSTVNERSGSESAVGLSTGSLTSNSSSSSSESRTKNVTNSALTLSGGALVNGNCELIDTSSTNDSPKPIMSSGAIPKSISFDMTAERGDKELLDDEQKNKRGFFGKLKMSLRNRRGKTIRGTDDNIGRCYDREAAGESVDVGRHRLRRIMSEDVTSTSCNVTIDSTDDILAKYRRKPSAASDTASIESNQSRTKETAEDERLLIDPNNVELSYAFADAKRKLRMVLSTADLQHIPWTATTERNTWSRKENELVAFLQLQLAEAINLQDRALIAHLHETLRCVRLFNDDGCRKLFKSLREEYQKRSPYIAYLIRCRQGLLSTVAHLDRLCIRVKCDRDAVNNHLVSVCVRVFLEKRESLLSRFCDEFKKLTLADEKQDLVDNFLGEVHAKMDNDPIWQCASENQLALARVVVERTVMARVYHNALYPNGDGDVYRDQLLHDHIKKLAKLVTPNHKDLRIPKIYHYECPWPWAQAELAVISAYKTPRDKLQCVFRCSTTIMNLLSMATERGVPAADDLIPVLVYVIIKTNPPSLLSTIQYVDSFYGNRLEGEEQYWWTQFCSAIEFIKTMD; this comes from the exons ATGTCGTCTGCAAACAGCATAGAATCCTTGGGATCGCTGCAGTGGGATATGATCGAATTAGCCAGTCATCTACGTCAGGAACGATTGTTTGTCAGTTCTGAACAGCAAAATTTGCAAATACTGAACGAGAAG GTGTTGTACGCTTCGTCGAATTTGGCTCAACAAGCATGGATCACGGCACAGCAGAGAGTGAATCTGAATCGACTGATAATGTCTAGACCCGATTGTACGCCGGCGTCCTGTTGTCAAAAAGCAAATACATTGGAAAATTCGCACTTTATAGATGCATACAAATATCTACGTTACCAGGCCTGTTTATCGTACGGAGAATTCTTGGGAGCGCTTAGGAAGTCTCCTAAACTGGTTGCTTCGTGTTTAGTGGAGGGAGAAAAATTATTACCAGATTCGGTGCAAAATATCGTACAATCACTGGCAGCAGGTTTATACGGTAGTTGCTTGTTACCGGAGGATaaaattctagtgttaaagctgcTGAGACATCTGATGTTGCTACAAATTGTTCCATCGGATAATCCTCGAAGGTTGCTCAGACACGGGACCTGCGCTTTTTCTAGGTTTTACTCGGTCTTTCATGAGAGCGTTTTTTCGGCTAAGTTTTTCTTGACTGCTGCTTTACATAATCCTATTGTACAGTTACTAATGGAAGATGAAATGTTTCTCGACATCGACCCGGACAAGGCACCCATAAGGTTCCCGCCATCCGAAAGATTGAAAAAATTTGGTAAAGAGGGTACCCCCGAGTACGATGCCAAGTTGCAACGTCACAGATTATGGACTATCAATTCTTTGTTTCGAATAACGCAAAGATTCATAGTCAGCATACGGGAGAATATGCACTGTTTCCCAAGCAGCGTTTGTTGGTTGGTTAGACAAATGGCGGGTCTTTTGGGGAAAAATGGGAACATTGACGCAAAGGAGGTTCACGCGATGTGCACCGACTTGGTTTTCACATATTTCATATGTCCAGCGATAGTGAATCCCGAACCGTATGGTATTACGGACGCCCCTATCAGCTACGTTGCGAGATTCAATCTGATGCAAGTTGGACAAATTCTGCAAATGCTctctctaatgaaatatcaaacgGTAGACGGGAAAACGTTCGATCTTTACCGAAAATTCGACAAGGATTCTGTTTCGTCGATAATAGATGTGATGGTGGACAGCGCTACGGAAGAACTCGAAGATGAGCCTAATATCATTGATAGTAACAAGCTGCGAGGACTTTCTCGTTCCGCTGCTTTGTTCACAGAAACAGAGTTGAACACGCTGATTATATTTCTGCAAACTGTAGCTGCGGACACTGCAGTCGAAAACGATGGACAATCGAATGTGTTGGATGCGAAACAGTTGGTCGATATGCTGTCTCAGTTACCTCCCGGTTCATTGACAAGTAATAAATTGACTAATAATATTTGCGTTGATACTACCAATAGACGCGGAGGTTTCTTAGGAAAAG GGAAAGGACTCGGAGTAAGAgtgtcgtcgtcatcgtcgtcgtacTCGTCGAATGCGACCAACGACGGAGGAGACGAAGTGAACGGTGTCTCGACTCCCGAAGAGGAGTCTGCCGACAAGAGTTGTCAAGATGTCCTCGTGATTCCTTTTGGGCCGAACACAGGAGAATTCGTGGGACTTCTTAGCGAACAGAAA GTGCTGTGTACAGAACTCGAGAATAATATGGAAAACGGGCCGGTTACACTGAACCTTTCGGATGCAATGAGAAATGTGCACGACACACGAGAAAGTTGTAGCGTCGAGCGTATCGAGACGCAAGAGAAGAAGACACGATTCTCGTTATCCCACAACGAAG ttttatttgaaagCTTCATTGGAAACACATCGGATAACTTGGAGGCTGTATCGGAAGCTGCTTCGAACCACAGCGTTGCTTCTTCCCTCGAATTAGAGACGGAAGATCAAAACGATAATTTATCGGATATGGTGTCTGCCAGCGTTTCGGGGCGAGGAACGCCAAATATATCAG GCCGCGACACGCCGTCCTCTCAGATCACCGAAGGAGACGATGGACGAGCAACCGGCGAAGCGCGACAGATGGATTTGCCTCCACCGAATATACCGACGAAACAAAGCCGGTCCGAAATAGACGACAAGTTTTGCAAGTTTGAGATCAAAAAGTTGATCGAAG GGGACGAGACCGTTTCGATGGTGTCCGACACGTGGTCTACGGACGTGCTAGCTTCGGACAGCGAGATGGTCGAGCAACAGGATAAGATAGCGTATCCTCCGTCGGGCGAACCGAACGCTCCAATTTTACCAACAGCGTCGGACTCGATTCCGCAAGCTGTGCTAGATGTCAGCGAAACGGCGTCCGAAGCATGGAGCACCGACGTGTTGGCTAGCGATTCGGAGAGACTGACCGAAGTCGATACCGACGATACCGCCAGTGTCGCAAG TGTTGGTCTCACTCGCAGATCCGATGATACCGCGAGATCCGAAATCGAAGTCGAGGCACGCAGCGAGGCAGAGGTTACCGACGAAACATTGTCGCACA AGCATAGCGTGACCTCGAGCGAGTGCGTGTCGACGATCACCTGCTTCGAAACGATGTCGAGTAACAGGGAGGGTGCGGGATTCTCCGCGACCATTCCGTCGTCACCGGCAACGTCCCCTTCCGCGTCGTCCGCGAATGCGACCGAACGAAACGAGAACGGGACCGATTATCGAGGGAACGCTCTGGAATATGTCGACAAGAATGCCAACAATATCGGTCACATTACGGATTACGGTAAATCGCTGGGCGAGGACACGTTGGTTCATCTGATAGACAAACTTCACATCGACGATGGGAAAAGTCAGATGGAACGTCAAACGAGCTCGTCTCACAATCATATCGGGATCGCAGCTGTTACGCCGGCCTTGCTGCTGGCCAATCATCTCTCGCCGCCGGTTCTGTCGAGTTCGGAAAAATCGCAAAACGCCGAATTGACGTTGAAATCGGAG GGACTGGGAAACGGCATCGCCTCGGTCGGTTCGACCGTCAACGAAAGATCTGGCTCGGAGAGCGCCGTCGGACTGAGCACTGGCAGTTTAACGTCGAACAGTAGCAGTTCTAGCTCCGAGTCTCGAACAAAGAATGTAACGAATTCGGCGTTGACGTTGTCGGGAGGCGCGTTGGTGAACGGAAACTGCGAACTGATCGATACCAGCTCTACCAACGATTCTCCGAAACCCATCATGTCCAGTGGCGCGATTCCGAAAAGTATTAGCTTCGACATGACGGCTGAACGCGGGGACAAGGAGCTGTTGGACGACGAGCAAAAGAACAAAAGAGGTTTCTTCGGTAAATTGAAAATGTCTCTGAGGAATCGCCGGGGCAAGACGATCCGTGGCACCGATGACAATATCGGCAGATGTTACGATCGAGAGGCCGCCGGAGAGAGCGTCGATGTAGGGCGACACAGACTGCGAAGAATAATGTCGGAGGATGTAACGTCGACTTCTTGCAACGTGACCATTG ACAGCACAGACGACATTTTGGCGAAATACAGGAGGAAACCAAGCGCGGCGAGTGACACGGCATCGATCGAAAGCAACCAATCTCGTACGAAAGAAACGGCGGAGGACGAAAGATTGCTCATCGATCCGAACAACGTGGAGTTGTCGTACGCGTTCGCGGATGCAAAGAGGAAGCTGCGCATGGTGCTTAGTACAGCGGACCTTCAACATATCCCTTGGACCGCTACAACCGAG CGAAACACGTGGTCACGAAAAGAAAACGAACTGGTCGCTTTTCTGCAGCTACAGCTGGCGGAAGCTATCAATTTACAAGACAGAGCGTTGATAGCTCACCTGCACGAAACATTGCGCTGCGTGCGATTGTTTAACGACGACGGATGTAGGAAGTTGTTCAAATCTTTACGCGAAGAGTATCAAAAGCGATCGCCTTACATCGCATACTTGATTCGATGTCGACAAGGTTTACTCTCGACTGTGGCCCATTTGGACAG GTTGTGCATCAGAGTAAAGTGTGATCGTGATGCCGTCAACAATCACCTCGTATCCGTTTGCGTGCGGGTCTTTTTGGAGAAAAGAGAGTCGCTTCTCTCACGGTTTTGCGACGAATTCAAAAAGCTCACGCTGGCAGACGAGAAACAAGATTTGGTCGATAATTTCCTGGGAGAGGTCCACGCTAAAATGGACAATGATCCGATATggcaat GCGCGAGTGAAAATCAGCTGGCGTTGGCCAGAGTTGTGGTGGAAAGGACCGTAATGGCGCGTGTCTATCACAATGCTCTTTATCCAAACGGAGACGGAGACGTTTACAGAGATCAATTGCTTCACGATCATATTAAGAAACTGGCGAAACTTGTCACCCCCAACCACAAAGATCTACGTATTCCGAAGATATATCATTACGAATGTCCCTGGCCTTGGGCTCAAGCGGAACTAGCGGTAATATCAGCGTACAAAACTCCTAGAGACAAGTTGCAATGTGTCTTTCGTTGCTCCACCACCATTATGAATTTGCTTTCAATGGCAACCGAGAGAGGAGTACCCGCGGCCGATGATCTTATTCCTGTTTTGGTCTACGTTATTATCAAG ACTAATCCGCCATCCTTGCTCTCAACTATACAATATGTGGATAGCTTCTATGGAAATCGATTAGAGGGCGAGGAACAGTACTGGTGGACGCAATTCTGTTCCgcaattgaatttataaagaCGATGGATTAA
- the Gapvd1 gene encoding GTPase activating protein and VPS9 domains 1 isoform X2: protein MSSANSIESLGSLQWDMIELASHLRQERLFVSSEQQNLQILNEKVLYASSNLAQQAWITAQQRVNLNRLIMSRPDCTPASCCQKANTLENSHFIDAYKYLRYQACLSYGEFLGALRKSPKLVASCLVEGEKLLPDSVQNIVQSLAAGLYGSCLLPEDKILVLKLLRHLMLLQIVPSDNPRRLLRHGTCAFSRFYSVFHESVFSAKFFLTAALHNPIVQLLMEDEMFLDIDPDKAPIRFPPSERLKKFGKEGTPEYDAKLQRHRLWTINSLFRITQRFIVSIRENMHCFPSSVCWLVRQMAGLLGKNGNIDAKEVHAMCTDLVFTYFICPAIVNPEPYGITDAPISYVARFNLMQVGQILQMLSLMKYQTVDGKTFDLYRKFDKDSVSSIIDVMVDSATEELEDEPNIIDSNKLRGLSRSAALFTETELNTLIIFLQTVAADTAVENDGQSNVLDAKQLVDMLSQLPPGSLTSNKLTNNICVDTTNRRGGFLGKGKGLGVRVSSSSSSYSSNATNDGGDEVNGVSTPEEESADKSCQDVLVIPFGPNTGEFVGLLSEQKVLCTELENNMENGPVTLNLSDAMRNVHDTRESCSVERIETQEKKTRFSLSHNEVLFESFIGNTSDNLEAVSEAASNHSVASSLELETEDQNDNLSDMVSASVSGRGTPNISGRDTPSSQITEGDDGRATGEARQMDLPPPNIPTKQSRSEIDDKFCKFEIKKLIEGDETVSMVSDTWSTDVLASDSEMVEQQDKIAYPPSGEPNAPILPTASDSIPQAVLDVSETASEAWSTDVLASDSERLTEVDTDDTASVARSDDTARSEIEVEARSEAEVTDETLSHKHSVTSSECVSTITCFETMSSNREGAGFSATIPSSPATSPSASSANATERNENGTDYRGNALEYVDKNANNIGHITDYGKSLGEDTLVHLIDKLHIDDGKSQMERQTSSSHNHIGIAAVTPALLLANHLSPPVLSSSEKSQNAELTLKSEGLGNGIASVGSTVNERSGSESAVGLSTGSLTSNSSSSSSESRTKNVTNSALTLSGGALVNGNCELIDTSSTNDSPKPIMSSGAIPKSISFDMTAERGDKELLDDEQKNKRGFFGKLKMSLRNRRGKTIRGTDDNIGRCYDREAAGESVDVGRHRLRRIMSEDVTSTSCNVTIDSTDDILAKYRRKPSAASDTASIESNQSRTKETAEDERLLIDPNNVELSYAFADAKRKLRMVLSTADLQHIPWTATTERNTWSRKENELVAFLQLQLAEAINLQDRALIAHLHETLRCVRLFNDDGCRKLFKSLREEYQKRSPYIAYLIRCRQGLLSTVAHLDRLCIRVKCDRDAVNNHLVSVCVRVFLEKRESLLSRFCDEFKKLTLADEKQDLVDNFLGEVHAKMDNDPIWQCASENQLALARVVVERTVMARVYHNALYPNGDGDVYRDQLLHDHIKKLAKLVTPNHKDLRIPKIYHYECPWPWAQAELAVISAYKTPRDKLQCVFRCSTTIMNLLSMATERGVPAADDLIPVLVYVIIKTNPPSLLSTIQYVDSFYGNRLEGEEQYWWTQFCSAIEFIKTMD from the exons ATGTCGTCTGCAAACAGCATAGAATCCTTGGGATCGCTGCAGTGGGATATGATCGAATTAGCCAGTCATCTACGTCAGGAACGATTGTTTGTCAGTTCTGAACAGCAAAATTTGCAAATACTGAACGAGAAG GTGTTGTACGCTTCGTCGAATTTGGCTCAACAAGCATGGATCACGGCACAGCAGAGAGTGAATCTGAATCGACTGATAATGTCTAGACCCGATTGTACGCCGGCGTCCTGTTGTCAAAAAGCAAATACATTGGAAAATTCGCACTTTATAGATGCATACAAATATCTACGTTACCAGGCCTGTTTATCGTACGGAGAATTCTTGGGAGCGCTTAGGAAGTCTCCTAAACTGGTTGCTTCGTGTTTAGTGGAGGGAGAAAAATTATTACCAGATTCGGTGCAAAATATCGTACAATCACTGGCAGCAGGTTTATACGGTAGTTGCTTGTTACCGGAGGATaaaattctagtgttaaagctgcTGAGACATCTGATGTTGCTACAAATTGTTCCATCGGATAATCCTCGAAGGTTGCTCAGACACGGGACCTGCGCTTTTTCTAGGTTTTACTCGGTCTTTCATGAGAGCGTTTTTTCGGCTAAGTTTTTCTTGACTGCTGCTTTACATAATCCTATTGTACAGTTACTAATGGAAGATGAAATGTTTCTCGACATCGACCCGGACAAGGCACCCATAAGGTTCCCGCCATCCGAAAGATTGAAAAAATTTGGTAAAGAGGGTACCCCCGAGTACGATGCCAAGTTGCAACGTCACAGATTATGGACTATCAATTCTTTGTTTCGAATAACGCAAAGATTCATAGTCAGCATACGGGAGAATATGCACTGTTTCCCAAGCAGCGTTTGTTGGTTGGTTAGACAAATGGCGGGTCTTTTGGGGAAAAATGGGAACATTGACGCAAAGGAGGTTCACGCGATGTGCACCGACTTGGTTTTCACATATTTCATATGTCCAGCGATAGTGAATCCCGAACCGTATGGTATTACGGACGCCCCTATCAGCTACGTTGCGAGATTCAATCTGATGCAAGTTGGACAAATTCTGCAAATGCTctctctaatgaaatatcaaacgGTAGACGGGAAAACGTTCGATCTTTACCGAAAATTCGACAAGGATTCTGTTTCGTCGATAATAGATGTGATGGTGGACAGCGCTACGGAAGAACTCGAAGATGAGCCTAATATCATTGATAGTAACAAGCTGCGAGGACTTTCTCGTTCCGCTGCTTTGTTCACAGAAACAGAGTTGAACACGCTGATTATATTTCTGCAAACTGTAGCTGCGGACACTGCAGTCGAAAACGATGGACAATCGAATGTGTTGGATGCGAAACAGTTGGTCGATATGCTGTCTCAGTTACCTCCCGGTTCATTGACAAGTAATAAATTGACTAATAATATTTGCGTTGATACTACCAATAGACGCGGAGGTTTCTTAGGAAAAG GGAAAGGACTCGGAGTAAGAgtgtcgtcgtcatcgtcgtcgtacTCGTCGAATGCGACCAACGACGGAGGAGACGAAGTGAACGGTGTCTCGACTCCCGAAGAGGAGTCTGCCGACAAGAGTTGTCAAGATGTCCTCGTGATTCCTTTTGGGCCGAACACAGGAGAATTCGTGGGACTTCTTAGCGAACAGAAA GTGCTGTGTACAGAACTCGAGAATAATATGGAAAACGGGCCGGTTACACTGAACCTTTCGGATGCAATGAGAAATGTGCACGACACACGAGAAAGTTGTAGCGTCGAGCGTATCGAGACGCAAGAGAAGAAGACACGATTCTCGTTATCCCACAACGAAG ttttatttgaaagCTTCATTGGAAACACATCGGATAACTTGGAGGCTGTATCGGAAGCTGCTTCGAACCACAGCGTTGCTTCTTCCCTCGAATTAGAGACGGAAGATCAAAACGATAATTTATCGGATATGGTGTCTGCCAGCGTTTCGGGGCGAGGAACGCCAAATATATCAG GCCGCGACACGCCGTCCTCTCAGATCACCGAAGGAGACGATGGACGAGCAACCGGCGAAGCGCGACAGATGGATTTGCCTCCACCGAATATACCGACGAAACAAAGCCGGTCCGAAATAGACGACAAGTTTTGCAAGTTTGAGATCAAAAAGTTGATCGAAG GGGACGAGACCGTTTCGATGGTGTCCGACACGTGGTCTACGGACGTGCTAGCTTCGGACAGCGAGATGGTCGAGCAACAGGATAAGATAGCGTATCCTCCGTCGGGCGAACCGAACGCTCCAATTTTACCAACAGCGTCGGACTCGATTCCGCAAGCTGTGCTAGATGTCAGCGAAACGGCGTCCGAAGCATGGAGCACCGACGTGTTGGCTAGCGATTCGGAGAGACTGACCGAAGTCGATACCGACGATACCGCCAGTGTCGCAAG ATCCGATGATACCGCGAGATCCGAAATCGAAGTCGAGGCACGCAGCGAGGCAGAGGTTACCGACGAAACATTGTCGCACA AGCATAGCGTGACCTCGAGCGAGTGCGTGTCGACGATCACCTGCTTCGAAACGATGTCGAGTAACAGGGAGGGTGCGGGATTCTCCGCGACCATTCCGTCGTCACCGGCAACGTCCCCTTCCGCGTCGTCCGCGAATGCGACCGAACGAAACGAGAACGGGACCGATTATCGAGGGAACGCTCTGGAATATGTCGACAAGAATGCCAACAATATCGGTCACATTACGGATTACGGTAAATCGCTGGGCGAGGACACGTTGGTTCATCTGATAGACAAACTTCACATCGACGATGGGAAAAGTCAGATGGAACGTCAAACGAGCTCGTCTCACAATCATATCGGGATCGCAGCTGTTACGCCGGCCTTGCTGCTGGCCAATCATCTCTCGCCGCCGGTTCTGTCGAGTTCGGAAAAATCGCAAAACGCCGAATTGACGTTGAAATCGGAG GGACTGGGAAACGGCATCGCCTCGGTCGGTTCGACCGTCAACGAAAGATCTGGCTCGGAGAGCGCCGTCGGACTGAGCACTGGCAGTTTAACGTCGAACAGTAGCAGTTCTAGCTCCGAGTCTCGAACAAAGAATGTAACGAATTCGGCGTTGACGTTGTCGGGAGGCGCGTTGGTGAACGGAAACTGCGAACTGATCGATACCAGCTCTACCAACGATTCTCCGAAACCCATCATGTCCAGTGGCGCGATTCCGAAAAGTATTAGCTTCGACATGACGGCTGAACGCGGGGACAAGGAGCTGTTGGACGACGAGCAAAAGAACAAAAGAGGTTTCTTCGGTAAATTGAAAATGTCTCTGAGGAATCGCCGGGGCAAGACGATCCGTGGCACCGATGACAATATCGGCAGATGTTACGATCGAGAGGCCGCCGGAGAGAGCGTCGATGTAGGGCGACACAGACTGCGAAGAATAATGTCGGAGGATGTAACGTCGACTTCTTGCAACGTGACCATTG ACAGCACAGACGACATTTTGGCGAAATACAGGAGGAAACCAAGCGCGGCGAGTGACACGGCATCGATCGAAAGCAACCAATCTCGTACGAAAGAAACGGCGGAGGACGAAAGATTGCTCATCGATCCGAACAACGTGGAGTTGTCGTACGCGTTCGCGGATGCAAAGAGGAAGCTGCGCATGGTGCTTAGTACAGCGGACCTTCAACATATCCCTTGGACCGCTACAACCGAG CGAAACACGTGGTCACGAAAAGAAAACGAACTGGTCGCTTTTCTGCAGCTACAGCTGGCGGAAGCTATCAATTTACAAGACAGAGCGTTGATAGCTCACCTGCACGAAACATTGCGCTGCGTGCGATTGTTTAACGACGACGGATGTAGGAAGTTGTTCAAATCTTTACGCGAAGAGTATCAAAAGCGATCGCCTTACATCGCATACTTGATTCGATGTCGACAAGGTTTACTCTCGACTGTGGCCCATTTGGACAG GTTGTGCATCAGAGTAAAGTGTGATCGTGATGCCGTCAACAATCACCTCGTATCCGTTTGCGTGCGGGTCTTTTTGGAGAAAAGAGAGTCGCTTCTCTCACGGTTTTGCGACGAATTCAAAAAGCTCACGCTGGCAGACGAGAAACAAGATTTGGTCGATAATTTCCTGGGAGAGGTCCACGCTAAAATGGACAATGATCCGATATggcaat GCGCGAGTGAAAATCAGCTGGCGTTGGCCAGAGTTGTGGTGGAAAGGACCGTAATGGCGCGTGTCTATCACAATGCTCTTTATCCAAACGGAGACGGAGACGTTTACAGAGATCAATTGCTTCACGATCATATTAAGAAACTGGCGAAACTTGTCACCCCCAACCACAAAGATCTACGTATTCCGAAGATATATCATTACGAATGTCCCTGGCCTTGGGCTCAAGCGGAACTAGCGGTAATATCAGCGTACAAAACTCCTAGAGACAAGTTGCAATGTGTCTTTCGTTGCTCCACCACCATTATGAATTTGCTTTCAATGGCAACCGAGAGAGGAGTACCCGCGGCCGATGATCTTATTCCTGTTTTGGTCTACGTTATTATCAAG ACTAATCCGCCATCCTTGCTCTCAACTATACAATATGTGGATAGCTTCTATGGAAATCGATTAGAGGGCGAGGAACAGTACTGGTGGACGCAATTCTGTTCCgcaattgaatttataaagaCGATGGATTAA